One window from the genome of Spirosoma rhododendri encodes:
- a CDS encoding JAB domain-containing protein produces the protein MDAKVIFQVALGCHASSIVLAHNHPSGNLEPSKADKDLTVKFKQIGQLLDCPVLDHLILVPDADCYTSFADSGIL, from the coding sequence GTGGATGCAAAAGTCATTTTTCAGGTAGCCTTGGGCTGTCACGCCAGTAGCATTGTACTAGCTCATAACCACCCGTCGGGCAACCTTGAGCCGAGCAAAGCGGACAAAGACCTGACCGTCAAGTTTAAGCAGATCGGCCAGTTACTGGACTGTCCGGTGTTGGACCACCTGATTTTAGTGCCTGATGCTGATTGTTACACCTCATTTGCCGACAGCGGTATTTTATAG